The nucleotide sequence TCGAGCCCGACCCGCCAGGAGAGCCAGGCGGCGCAGGAGCGGAAACCCGAGTTCCAACCGCCTCGGGCGTCGAACTCCCGGATCATGGAGAGAAGGCGCGCGGTGGCTGCGTCGAGGTGTGCGGACAGCTCGGCGATCTCGTCGCCGAGGCGGTCCAGCTCAGATGGCGAATGCGTCTGCATGGCGAGCCCTCCTTCTGCTGAGGCGACTCTACACCCTGGTTTTCGTGCCCCTGGGGAGCGTCCGGGACGGGAGATCTCAGGACGCGAAATGATTTTTGATCGGGTCCAGCGCGATCGCGTAGCGGTGGACCCCTGTGTGCTCATGGGCCCGCACTTGCCGGGGGCTGCCGCCGAATGACCGCGTCACCCGGCCGAGGGCTGTCAAGCGGAAAAGCGTGGGATTCCGACGTTTGGTGTATCCATTCGCGTACATTGACCTGGCGGGTGATTCTTCCCCTCTGCCTACCCGGCTTCATGTCCGCCGGCATCTTCGCCTTCCCGGTGTCACAGAACGAGTTCCTCTACGCGCTCCTCTTCCTCAGCCGCTCGAACGCGCGCACCGTGCCGATCGGCGTCGTGGGCGAGCCGATCCGCGGCGCCGCCTTCTGCGGGGGCCAGCTGATGGCCGGCGCGCTCCTGGGCTCCATCCCCGTCGCCCTCATCTACTCCTTCTTCGTGAGGTTCTACGTCGCGGGCCTCACCGCCGGCGCCGTGAAGGGGTAGGGCAGGAGCAAGGCCCGCGGCGATACTCGCTCCTCGCTCCCGGTCTCGAGTACGAGCCCGACCCCCTCACCAAGAAGGGCTTTTGTCACCTGATCAAGACGTATGTGTCCAGGAAGATCGAAGAGGAGACTGGCTGGATTGGGATCTGATTCGGCCCCTCCAGGGTCGACAGCCTCGGCCGGGCATTCTGCCAAGTGAGTCGAACGTCGGAATCGCTTGAATTTATTCCTTCTTCGGTGGCTGTAGCCGTTCTCTAAGCTTTGAATGGACCTTGGATTCATCTAGGAAACCCGACTCAAGCCCTTCTTTGAGGAGCCGTTCTACGTCGGGCGCAAGAAGGCGATCGAGTTCGCTGGTGCTTTTTATGAGGCCCACGAGCGCAAAGATTTTGTCCGCAGTGAGTTCGAGAAGATTGTGATGCCAACGATTCGAGGCGTCTTGGTCGGGGCACGTTTCAGGAGCGCTTTCGACCTTTATACCGAGTCCGCGGACTGCACCTTCTTCGATCAACGCATAGTCATACTTATCAAGGTGCTGTCTACCGGCAGCGAGGGCCGCTACGACTCGTCCAACATTGGACTTATCGTCGGCAATCCACCACAGTGAAAGTGCTGACGACGGCGTCGGAGCTAGGTCCCCGAGCGGGGCCGCCGGGACTGCGCCCGGGGGTAGCCACGAGGGATCGCCGGCACCCCAGTCCCACCTCCTCTTGTTGATCGAGCGGAACAGATAAGGCACTTAGGAACGGCGAGATAGGTAGTTGGCAGCCTGCTTCAAATCCTCGCGGAGAGATTCATTGGCTTCGTTCGAGGCTGCTTCCTCGAGTGCGCGGGCCGCGAGTGGCGAACCAAGCTCAACAAGGCCGAGAGCAGCTCCATCCCTAACCGTCGCTGATGGCGCGTCCAGCACTCGAATCAATAGTCGCAGTCTTCCGTGAAGCGATTCGCGGTCTTCGAGCCTGCCGATCCACCTGAACGCATGCGATAGCACCTCGGGATCAACGGCCGTAGCTGCAGCGAATAAGGCAAGTTTCCCAAGTCCTACCTCGCCAAAGTCCTTGACGCATGCAGCGAGCTTGATGCCGAGTGGCAGTGTCATTCCATCGTGAATGTCATCCGTCGGCATGCACGTCAATGCATTCATTAAGACGCGCTGAAGGACCTCTTCCCTCGCAGGAGCGTGGGCTGTCTGATTGTTCGATTGGACCCAGCACCAGGTGCGTAGAGAATTATGTGCCCGTTCATCATGAATGATCGGCGGGATGCCCAAATACAATGCCGCAACAAGCCCACGAAAGGCGCGCGATACTGCGCCCTCTGTCTGCGTTGCGGCACCGGCGGCAGTTGCGGTTGTAGGCCCTTCACGCGATACGATATTGGGCTCAGATTTCGTCAGCGCTTCTCCCGACAAGCCGATGACTCTGTTAGATTCGAAGAGATTCGTCGAGCTTGACGGTATGGGCGAATTGACATTCACGGTACGTCGCCTTTGGCAAGAATCTCCATCGCGAGCCGTTCTAATTCGCTAAATACCGCAGAAGTATCTTTGGATGTAAAGATCCCGGTGAATGTAGGTACGGTATTGATATCGAGATCGACCGAACAAGCATACTGCTCACCTATCACGGCCGAGGAGCTCGGATCAGCAGGCAGGCCAGCGACCGTAGTTAACTTTTGCACAGCCCAGGTCGATAACCTGTTGATTCGCAGATCCGGGATTTCAGTCACAGACCGACGTGGTCGATTGATTCGGTAGAGAAAATCTGAAGAGTTGTGCGGATCAATCTTCAGGGCATGTAGAAATGACGCAAGCGTTTCGTACCCTTTCGTGTGGTCGTCGACCGGGAGCAATGCTGTCACCCCGAAGGCGAGTCGACTAGCAGCAGGACATGTTGTCGATCGGAGCCAGCGATTCAGAAGCCCAAGGAAGGGTTTCGAAACTTCCTCAACCGTGCTAACGGTTGGAAGGTCGACGGGTAGATCCTTCGGAGGATCGGGGGTCACCTGCCATTGGATCACTCCGAGAGGATTTATGGACAGCGAGAACCTTCCTCCACCTTCAAACGCCCCTTCTTCCTGGCGCTGCCGGGTTGCTGGCCGGACGGACCTCGTTTCCGGCTCTCCGCCAACGGCGTCCGCCCACCATGAATCGGCTGTAACCGGCAGGCCGGGTGCCGGAAACACAGTCGCTCTCATGAGTTGGGTGAGCCAACCAGATACTGGCGCGATCGGTGATCCTTGTGTGGCGCTCATAGATCTTTGTACGTATATGAGTCAAGCATCGTTTAGGGCGTAGTCGGAACAGCGGTGTCTTTGCTGGCTGCATGCCAATGTCCGCGACTATGCACATGAACAGCCGATGAGTGGTTTGCCTCCGGCGGCATTCTCGCCCATCAGAAGGTCGAGGAACAGACATTCGGACGCTAGGGTTGTTACTTAGCTCACAACGGTGATTGGGAGCACGTCACCCCCGCGCGGCTCAGTACCCGCTAACGTACGGCAGCTTCGCGGCCGTCGCCTCGATCGCCGCGCCTGCTTCGATCAGCACCGCCGTCGAGTCCCAGGTGCCAGCGACGAGCTGGTTGCGGGGGCCGT is from Candidatus Rokuibacteriota bacterium and encodes:
- a CDS encoding HEAT repeat domain-containing protein, with amino-acid sequence MNVNSPIPSSSTNLFESNRVIGLSGEALTKSEPNIVSREGPTTATAAGAATQTEGAVSRAFRGLVAALYLGIPPIIHDERAHNSLRTWCWVQSNNQTAHAPAREEVLQRVLMNALTCMPTDDIHDGMTLPLGIKLAACVKDFGEVGLGKLALFAAATAVDPEVLSHAFRWIGRLEDRESLHGRLRLLIRVLDAPSATVRDGAALGLVELGSPLAARALEEAASNEANESLREDLKQAANYLSRRS